The following are encoded together in the Candidatus Methylomirabilis tolerans genome:
- a CDS encoding CRISPR-associated RAMP protein — translation MATHPLDRSRLRSRYRFTGTLVLETALHIGGGREASTVTDSPIVRDGIGRPIIPGSSFKGAFRAGMERLVPNVGFKTCALDKANRCLSMNNDLADKYRMVSEAASRGIVLGVGNNDLAQREREALRALRREGWIGEELSESHLLDLLAEYLCDTCKTFGSVHLAAAARFHDLPVIEPWAETTQIRDGVGIDRDSERAVEQIKFDYEIVPAQTTFDFSMTLENPTERDLALIALGLYEFIEGMIPLGGIRSRGLGRCRLVDMKMAVVDFTQPGDLSAYLQRGWPEATPLGDFITRHIAALLPG, via the coding sequence ATGGCAACCCACCCGCTTGATCGTTCCCGTCTCCGCTCCCGCTACCGGTTCACTGGTACCCTGGTGCTCGAGACCGCCCTGCACATCGGTGGCGGGCGGGAGGCATCCACCGTCACCGACAGCCCCATCGTGCGCGATGGCATCGGACGGCCAATCATTCCTGGCTCCTCGTTCAAAGGCGCATTCCGGGCCGGGATGGAGAGACTCGTGCCGAACGTGGGATTCAAGACCTGCGCACTCGATAAGGCGAACCGCTGCCTCTCGATGAATAACGATCTCGCGGACAAATACCGGATGGTGAGCGAAGCCGCCAGCCGAGGCATCGTGCTGGGCGTTGGAAATAACGATCTGGCTCAGAGAGAGCGCGAGGCGTTGCGGGCGTTGCGGCGGGAGGGATGGATAGGCGAGGAGTTGAGTGAATCCCACCTGCTCGATCTGTTGGCCGAATACCTGTGCGACACGTGCAAAACATTCGGCTCCGTTCACCTTGCGGCCGCAGCGCGCTTCCACGACCTGCCCGTCATTGAGCCGTGGGCCGAAACGACGCAGATTCGGGATGGGGTGGGCATCGACCGTGACAGCGAGCGGGCGGTCGAGCAAATCAAGTTTGATTATGAGATCGTCCCGGCGCAAACCACGTTCGATTTTAGCATGACGTTGGAGAATCCAACTGAGCGTGATCTTGCGCTGATCGCATTGGGTCTCTATGAATTCATAGAGGGGATGATCCCGCTGGGCGGCATACGCTCGCGCGGGTTGGGGCGCTGTCGCCTCGTGGACATGAAGATGGCGGTAGTGGACTTCACTCAGCCAGGAGATCTGAGCGCATATCTCCAGCGCGGCTGGCCCGAAGCCACCCCATTAGGGGACTTCATCACGCGGCACATTGCTGCTTTACTACCCGGATGA